The following coding sequences are from one Selenomonas sputigena ATCC 35185 window:
- a CDS encoding methyl-accepting chemotaxis protein: MNLKTRMIALIGTPVLLVFIVMAGIVYEILMDSMEQEMMEMATHHASDINGQLIGKKEMLAAVTRSWDAKLPSHEDMQTTANHFANKNGIGDFFIGFPNQPFIDGADKTSDPTFDATGRAWYKDATGSQEVMISKIYLTKTDHKPVVSFSSAFRQNGQVAGVAGFDLSLDAVKDFVSAIKVGETGGAFLLNEDGNFISHKSKTIDDTILDQKENADAIKAFFKGKPTIASWSEDGTTMLFASAPVGDTGWVLVLEVPKSEILAPIMKMGAVVAVIIILSIAMLISIILYITRSIATPITELGKIAEQVAEGNLSHKFSDTDRQDEIGRLHQSFAKMSKNLHDLVQRSLKAADQLAVSSEELTSSAGQSANASQSAAEAVTHIAQSAQEQNDIVDRSIDSVNAMSDEMNQVVDVIHDVAASAAETHKATTEGQSGLHVAVKGMETINGSTEEVADAVNSLYEGSKRISEIVEMITQIASQTNLLALNAAIEAARAGESGKGFAVVAEEVRKLAEQSETAAQQITTLITENSSQIERTFSIMQQQKERVGEGVTQVNEAGKKFDRIAELVQGLSERVTSIETLTQRVRQGSAQTVSSVQEIKSASNDVRREAENVSAVSEEQAASTQEIAAASQTLSQLAHELKETVGRFHV, translated from the coding sequence ATGAATTTGAAAACAAGAATGATCGCCCTGATCGGCACGCCTGTCCTCCTAGTCTTCATCGTCATGGCGGGCATTGTCTATGAAATCCTCATGGATTCCATGGAACAGGAAATGATGGAAATGGCGACCCATCATGCGAGCGACATCAACGGGCAGCTGATTGGCAAGAAGGAAATGCTCGCCGCTGTGACGCGCTCCTGGGATGCGAAGCTTCCCTCACACGAGGACATGCAGACGACGGCGAACCATTTTGCCAATAAAAACGGCATCGGGGATTTCTTCATCGGCTTCCCGAATCAGCCCTTCATCGATGGTGCGGACAAGACATCAGACCCCACCTTCGATGCGACAGGACGCGCCTGGTACAAGGATGCAACAGGCTCTCAGGAGGTCATGATCTCGAAGATCTACCTGACGAAGACCGATCACAAGCCCGTCGTGAGCTTCAGCTCGGCATTTCGCCAAAACGGTCAGGTCGCTGGCGTCGCGGGCTTTGACCTCTCTCTCGACGCCGTGAAGGATTTCGTCTCCGCCATCAAGGTAGGAGAAACGGGCGGCGCCTTCCTTCTCAACGAGGACGGCAACTTCATCTCGCACAAGTCGAAGACGATTGACGACACGATCCTCGACCAGAAGGAAAACGCCGACGCGATCAAAGCCTTCTTCAAGGGCAAACCAACCATCGCCTCCTGGAGCGAGGATGGTACGACGATGCTCTTTGCCTCCGCCCCTGTCGGTGATACGGGCTGGGTGCTTGTCCTCGAAGTGCCGAAGTCGGAAATTCTCGCTCCGATCATGAAGATGGGCGCGGTCGTCGCCGTCATCATCATCCTCTCGATCGCCATGCTCATCTCCATCATCCTCTACATCACGCGCTCGATTGCGACGCCGATCACGGAACTCGGCAAGATCGCCGAACAAGTGGCAGAGGGCAATTTGTCGCATAAGTTCAGCGATACGGATCGTCAAGACGAAATCGGCCGGCTGCATCAGAGCTTTGCCAAGATGTCCAAGAACCTGCACGACCTCGTGCAGCGCTCCCTCAAGGCCGCCGATCAGCTCGCTGTATCCTCCGAGGAACTGACCTCTTCGGCCGGGCAATCCGCCAACGCTTCGCAAAGCGCTGCAGAAGCCGTGACCCATATCGCCCAGAGCGCACAGGAGCAAAATGACATCGTCGACCGCTCCATCGACTCTGTCAATGCGATGTCCGATGAAATGAACCAAGTCGTCGATGTCATCCACGACGTCGCGGCCTCCGCCGCCGAAACGCACAAGGCGACGACGGAAGGCCAGAGCGGACTTCACGTCGCTGTCAAGGGAATGGAAACCATCAATGGCAGTACGGAGGAAGTCGCCGATGCCGTCAACTCTCTCTACGAAGGATCGAAACGCATATCCGAGATCGTCGAGATGATCACCCAGATTGCCAGCCAGACGAATCTCCTCGCCTTGAATGCCGCCATCGAGGCCGCACGCGCCGGCGAGTCGGGCAAAGGCTTCGCCGTCGTTGCTGAAGAGGTGCGAAAACTCGCCGAGCAATCAGAAACGGCAGCGCAGCAGATCACGACGCTCATCACGGAAAACTCTTCCCAGATCGAGCGTACCTTCTCCATCATGCAGCAGCAGAAGGAGCGCGTCGGCGAAGGCGTCACGCAAGTCAACGAAGCGGGCAAAAAGTTCGACCGCATCGCCGAACTCGTGCAGGGACTCTCGGAGCGCGTCACGAGCATCGAGACGTTGACGCAGCGCGTGCGTCAGGGAAGCGCGCAGACTGTATCTTCCGTACAGGAAATCAAGAGCGCCTCGAACGATGTGCGCAGGGAGGCAGAAAACGTCTCCGCCGTCTCGGAGGAACAAGCCGCATCGACGCAGGAAATCGCCGCTGCAAGCCAGACACTGTCGCAGCTCGCCCACGAGCTGAAAGAGACCGTCGGCCGCTTCCACGTCTGA
- the rpmG gene encoding 50S ribosomal protein L33: protein MRNAVTLACTVCKNRNYQTNKNKKNDPDRLEFNKYCKFCKKHTPHKETK, encoded by the coding sequence ATGCGCAATGCCGTTACGTTGGCCTGCACGGTTTGCAAGAACCGCAACTATCAGACCAACAAGAACAAGAAGAATGATCCCGATCGGCTTGAATTCAACAAGTATTGCAAGTTCTGCAAGAAGCATACGCCGCATAAGGAAACGAAGTAA
- the secE gene encoding preprotein translocase subunit SecE: MIRGVNALADERSSAPQSSSGGFNLFRFLGEVKAEMKKVTWPTHRELVTYTGVVGVAVVVVCALIWVCDTFFARLFQLILR, encoded by the coding sequence ATGATACGGGGTGTGAATGCTTTGGCGGATGAAAGATCGTCAGCGCCGCAGTCTTCTTCAGGCGGTTTCAACCTCTTCCGTTTCTTGGGCGAGGTCAAGGCGGAGATGAAGAAGGTGACATGGCCGACTCACAGGGAGCTGGTGACGTATACCGGCGTTGTGGGAGTGGCGGTCGTTGTCGTCTGTGCGCTGATCTGGGTATGCGATACGTTTTTTGCAAGGCTGTTTCAACTTATTCTGCGATAG
- the nusG gene encoding transcription termination/antitermination protein NusG codes for MESEKKWYVIHTYSGYENKVKANLESRVHTMGMEDNIFNVIVPMEEEAEIKDGKKKLVKKKVFPGYALVEMIVNDRSWYVVRNTPGVTGFVGSGTKPIPLSEAEVKHILKSMGAEEEKPVVHIDLEVGQAVRINSGTFENFAATVAEVLPEKGKVKVLVEMFGRETPAEVSYNEVEKI; via the coding sequence ATGGAATCTGAGAAGAAATGGTATGTGATTCATACCTATTCCGGATATGAGAACAAGGTCAAGGCGAATCTTGAGTCTCGCGTCCATACCATGGGGATGGAGGACAATATCTTCAATGTCATCGTCCCGATGGAGGAGGAGGCCGAAATCAAGGACGGCAAGAAGAAGCTCGTCAAGAAGAAGGTTTTTCCCGGCTACGCCTTAGTCGAGATGATCGTCAATGACCGCTCGTGGTACGTCGTGCGCAACACGCCGGGCGTCACGGGTTTCGTCGGCTCGGGAACGAAGCCGATTCCGCTGTCGGAAGCAGAAGTAAAGCATATCTTGAAATCCATGGGGGCGGAGGAAGAGAAGCCCGTCGTCCATATCGATCTCGAGGTTGGGCAGGCTGTCCGCATCAATTCGGGCACTTTCGAGAATTTCGCCGCTACGGTGGCGGAGGTGCTTCCCGAGAAGGGCAAGGTCAAGGTGCTCGTCGAGATGTTCGGGCGTGAAACTCCGGCCGAAGTCTCGTACAATGAGGTTGAAAAGATTTAG
- the rplK gene encoding 50S ribosomal protein L11 has protein sequence MAKKVAKLVKLQVVAGKASPAPPVGPALGQAGVNIMAFVKEFNERTAKQAGLVIPVEITVFEDRSFTFITKTPPAAILLKKAAGIEKASGEPNKTKVAKVPRAKAQEIAQSKMQDLNAADLEAATRMIEGTARSMGIEIVD, from the coding sequence ATGGCAAAGAAGGTCGCAAAGCTCGTCAAGCTGCAGGTTGTCGCCGGCAAGGCAAGTCCGGCTCCTCCGGTAGGCCCGGCGCTCGGTCAGGCAGGCGTCAACATCATGGCTTTCGTCAAGGAATTCAATGAGAGGACGGCCAAACAGGCTGGTCTTGTCATTCCGGTCGAAATCACGGTCTTCGAGGATCGTTCGTTTACGTTCATCACGAAGACGCCGCCCGCCGCAATTCTTTTGAAGAAAGCTGCCGGCATTGAAAAAGCTTCCGGTGAGCCGAACAAGACGAAAGTCGCCAAGGTGCCGCGCGCGAAAGCGCAGGAGATCGCGCAGTCGAAGATGCAGGATCTCAATGCGGCAGACCTCGAAGCTGCTACGCGCATGATCGAGGGAACGGCTCGCAGCATGGGCATTGAAATCGTCGATTGA
- the rplA gene encoding 50S ribosomal protein L1 has protein sequence MAKHGKKYQDAAKLLEDGKLYSVAEAMELVKKTATAKFDETIELHVRLGVDPKYADQQVRGAMVLPHGTGKAKKVLVFAKGEKVKEAEDAGADYVGSDEIVTKIQGGWFDFDVAVATPDMMGTVGRLGKVLGPRGLMPNPKLGTVTMDLVKAINEIKAGKVEYRTDKAGNIHVPIGKASFDVDKLKANYQALIDTLVRVRPAAAKGQYIRAITVSSTMGPGIPVATMA, from the coding sequence ATGGCAAAACACGGCAAGAAATACCAGGATGCCGCGAAGCTTTTGGAAGACGGAAAGCTCTACAGTGTCGCTGAGGCCATGGAACTCGTGAAGAAGACTGCGACGGCAAAGTTCGACGAGACGATCGAACTGCATGTCCGTCTCGGCGTCGATCCGAAGTACGCCGATCAGCAGGTTCGCGGCGCTATGGTTCTGCCGCACGGCACGGGCAAGGCGAAGAAGGTTCTCGTCTTTGCCAAGGGCGAGAAGGTCAAGGAAGCTGAGGATGCAGGTGCTGATTACGTCGGCTCGGACGAGATCGTCACGAAGATTCAGGGCGGCTGGTTCGACTTCGATGTCGCCGTCGCTACGCCCGACATGATGGGAACGGTCGGTCGTCTCGGTAAGGTCTTGGGTCCTCGCGGTCTCATGCCGAACCCGAAGCTCGGTACGGTCACGATGGATCTTGTGAAGGCAATCAATGAGATCAAGGCCGGTAAGGTCGAGTACCGTACGGACAAGGCAGGCAACATCCATGTCCCGATCGGCAAGGCTTCGTTCGATGTCGATAAGCTCAAGGCGAATTATCAGGCGCTCATTGATACGCTTGTCCGCGTTCGTCCGGCAGCGGCGAAGGGGCAGTACATCCGTGCAATCACGGTCAGCTCCACGATGGGTCCCGGCATTCCGGTTGCTACGATGGCCTGA
- the rplJ gene encoding 50S ribosomal protein L10: protein MNAKVNAKKEAVVAELKERLSAAKGAVFTSYKGLTVAQDTALRRTLREAGVSYHVVKNTMTRIAAKELGLDELCDHLEGTTALAVSADDAVAPAKVICEFMKKNKLEDAGILTLKAGLLDGRVIDVAEVKALADLPSREVLLAKLLGSMQSPIAGTVNVLQGVIRNAVYVLEAIRKQKEEQASA, encoded by the coding sequence ATGAATGCAAAGGTAAATGCAAAGAAGGAAGCGGTCGTCGCCGAGCTGAAGGAAAGGCTTTCGGCAGCGAAGGGCGCCGTTTTTACGAGCTACAAAGGCTTGACGGTGGCGCAGGACACGGCGCTTCGCCGCACGCTTCGTGAGGCAGGCGTTTCGTATCATGTCGTCAAGAACACGATGACGCGCATCGCCGCGAAGGAACTCGGTCTCGACGAACTTTGCGATCACTTGGAGGGGACGACGGCTCTTGCCGTTTCCGCTGACGACGCTGTGGCGCCGGCGAAGGTCATCTGCGAGTTCATGAAGAAGAACAAGCTTGAGGATGCCGGCATCCTGACGCTCAAGGCGGGTCTTCTCGACGGACGCGTCATCGACGTCGCCGAGGTCAAGGCTTTGGCCGATCTGCCGTCGCGCGAGGTTCTTCTCGCAAAGCTCTTGGGCAGCATGCAGTCTCCGATTGCGGGTACGGTCAACGTGCTCCAGGGAGTCATCCGCAACGCGGTCTATGTGCTTGAGGCGATCCGCAAGCAAAAGGAGGAGCAGGCTTCTGCCTGA
- the rplL gene encoding 50S ribosomal protein L7/L12 produces the protein MTKEEIMQAIEGMTVLELSELVKAMEEKFGVSAAAPVAVAAAGAAPAAAAGEEKTEFTVVLAAAGDKKINVIKAVREATGLGLKEAKELVDGAPAPIKENIAKAEAEELKKKLEEAGATVELK, from the coding sequence ATGACTAAAGAAGAAATCATGCAGGCCATTGAGGGCATGACCGTCCTCGAACTTTCCGAACTCGTCAAGGCTATGGAAGAGAAGTTTGGTGTCAGTGCCGCGGCTCCGGTCGCTGTTGCTGCTGCCGGCGCTGCTCCGGCGGCTGCTGCCGGTGAAGAGAAGACCGAGTTCACGGTCGTTCTCGCTGCTGCAGGCGACAAGAAGATCAACGTCATCAAGGCTGTCCGCGAAGCTACGGGTCTCGGCCTGAAGGAAGCGAAGGAACTCGTTGACGGCGCTCCTGCTCCGATCAAGGAGAACATCGCGAAGGCAGAGGCAGAAGAGCTCAAGAAGAAGCTCGAAGAGGCCGGCGCAACGGTCGAGCTCAAGTAA
- a CDS encoding MFS transporter produces the protein MENLDLARLRRKRDLRIILPVFLVSIIACIDRVNIAYAALTMTQDLDWITPEIFGAGAGIFFMGYLLLEIPGALIAARFSAAKWIARIMFTWGLVCIFMAFMQTQTEFYLCRFLLGASEASLYPVIYSVLFARWFSERERARANSLMLTSLLISTIVGAPLAGFLLQTSFFGMHGWQELFILEAVPALLFAVFFFYFVKDKPDQVSWLSAEEKEYLNRQYEEEQARMQSVKKYTIFQAFSDPKVLKLCFIYFMWVIGFWGFNFWMPTVLKGLSGWSTGFLGGAIAIPMTAALLVQVIIGKTSTKTGDKVWHVAGALFVGAVGLGLSPFADNMYTALFLVCLSAIGIYAAMGVWWTIPTSFLSGSAAAGSVALINSCGNLGGWVGPYMMGWLKTETGSFDTGYFLMALFMFIAALTVLTIQYSWNGKRKTAQTESEHPLTLQQET, from the coding sequence ATGGAAAATTTGGATCTCGCCCGTCTCAGACGAAAGCGCGACCTGCGCATCATCCTGCCCGTCTTCCTCGTGTCCATCATCGCCTGCATCGACCGCGTGAACATCGCCTATGCAGCGCTGACCATGACGCAGGATCTCGACTGGATCACGCCCGAAATCTTCGGCGCAGGCGCGGGCATCTTCTTCATGGGCTACCTGCTCCTGGAAATCCCCGGCGCACTCATCGCCGCCCGCTTTTCCGCCGCGAAGTGGATCGCACGCATCATGTTCACCTGGGGACTTGTCTGCATCTTCATGGCATTCATGCAGACGCAGACGGAGTTCTACCTTTGCCGCTTCCTGCTCGGCGCCTCAGAAGCGAGCCTTTACCCCGTCATCTACTCCGTGCTCTTCGCGCGTTGGTTTTCCGAAAGGGAGAGAGCGCGCGCCAATTCCCTCATGCTGACGTCACTTCTCATCTCAACGATCGTCGGCGCACCACTTGCGGGATTCCTGCTGCAAACATCCTTCTTCGGCATGCACGGCTGGCAGGAACTGTTCATCTTGGAGGCAGTGCCCGCCCTCCTCTTCGCCGTATTTTTCTTCTACTTCGTCAAGGACAAGCCCGACCAGGTTTCCTGGCTCAGCGCAGAAGAAAAGGAATACTTGAACCGCCAGTACGAAGAAGAGCAGGCGCGTATGCAGAGCGTCAAGAAGTACACGATTTTTCAGGCTTTCTCCGATCCCAAGGTCTTGAAGCTCTGCTTCATCTATTTCATGTGGGTCATCGGCTTCTGGGGCTTCAACTTCTGGATGCCGACGGTACTCAAGGGGCTTTCGGGCTGGTCGACCGGATTCCTCGGCGGCGCCATCGCCATTCCGATGACAGCGGCGCTCCTCGTGCAGGTCATCATCGGCAAGACCTCGACGAAGACGGGAGACAAGGTCTGGCACGTCGCGGGCGCTCTCTTCGTCGGCGCCGTCGGGCTAGGGCTAAGTCCCTTTGCCGATAACATGTATACGGCGCTCTTCCTCGTCTGCCTGTCCGCCATCGGCATCTACGCCGCCATGGGCGTCTGGTGGACGATCCCGACGAGCTTCCTCTCCGGCTCCGCCGCCGCCGGCAGCGTCGCCCTCATCAACTCCTGCGGCAATCTCGGCGGCTGGGTCGGCCCCTACATGATGGGCTGGCTCAAGACGGAGACAGGCTCCTTCGACACGGGCTACTTCCTCATGGCGCTCTTCATGTTCATCGCGGCGCTCACCGTGCTGACAATCCAATATAGTTGGAACGGCAAGCGAAAGACGGCACAAACGGAAAGCGAACATCCGCTTACGCTGCAGCAGGAAACGTAA
- a CDS encoding CarD family transcriptional regulator produces MLQVGDTVVYPMHGAGVISGIEDCEVLGEGKSYYVLQMPLGNMKVMIPTDNVDNMGLRDVIPETQVEEVKDILQMAPERATGSWNKRFHANLERMKSGDICDVAAVARNLVLQDRLRKISSGERRLLDLARQIIVSELVYACSKSPEEVKSWMDGILAENDFA; encoded by the coding sequence TTGCTTCAGGTTGGTGACACGGTTGTCTATCCGATGCATGGGGCGGGCGTGATTTCCGGCATAGAGGATTGCGAGGTGCTCGGCGAGGGCAAATCCTATTATGTGCTTCAAATGCCATTGGGCAACATGAAGGTCATGATACCGACGGACAACGTGGATAATATGGGTCTTCGAGACGTGATTCCCGAAACGCAGGTCGAAGAGGTCAAGGACATTTTGCAGATGGCTCCCGAGCGTGCGACGGGAAGCTGGAACAAGCGCTTTCATGCGAATCTTGAGCGCATGAAGAGCGGCGATATATGCGATGTGGCGGCTGTCGCGCGGAATCTCGTCCTGCAGGATCGCCTGCGCAAGATTTCTAGCGGCGAGCGGCGCCTTCTGGATCTCGCGCGGCAGATCATCGTCAGTGAACTTGTCTATGCCTGCAGCAAATCGCCCGAGGAAGTCAAGTCGTGGATGGATGGCATCCTTGCGGAAAACGATTTTGCCTGA
- a CDS encoding PIN/TRAM domain-containing protein: protein MLEKVLRFFITLIFAILGGALMQLASPLLTLFLSTEVLKLDLGLFGLTLASLVCILVGAVLGGVLGFITTPLFTATLKRFTYWVETQLNKMPIHDVIAGAAGLAIGLIIANLLGAAFSKIPLVGAYFPVVFSIVFGYLGIHITIKKRKEVGDLFGTLPNLISKSREAKAQAKAKEALGQIGKEQKSSKLYKLLDTSVIIDGRIADICETGFIDGTLLIPEFVLEELQHIADSSDALKRVRGRRGLDVLQRIRMESKMEVEITSQDFDDIAEVDSKLVRLAQVVGGKLITNDFNLNKVAELRDVPVLNINELSNAVKPVVIPGETMRVSVVKEGKEPGQGVAYLDDGTMIVIENGRRHINNTIEVEVTSALQTAAGRMIFAKPRHW from the coding sequence TTGCTCGAAAAAGTATTGCGTTTTTTCATCACGCTGATCTTCGCCATTCTCGGCGGAGCGCTCATGCAGCTTGCCAGTCCGCTTCTGACCTTGTTTCTGAGCACGGAAGTTCTCAAGCTGGATCTCGGACTCTTCGGCTTGACGCTCGCTTCGCTCGTCTGCATCCTCGTCGGTGCTGTTCTGGGCGGGGTTCTCGGCTTCATCACGACGCCTCTTTTCACGGCTACGCTCAAACGCTTCACCTATTGGGTCGAAACGCAGCTGAACAAGATGCCGATTCATGATGTCATCGCAGGCGCAGCGGGGCTGGCCATCGGACTTATCATTGCAAATTTATTGGGAGCGGCGTTTTCCAAGATTCCGCTCGTCGGAGCATATTTTCCTGTCGTTTTCAGCATCGTGTTCGGCTATCTCGGCATTCATATCACGATCAAAAAGCGCAAGGAAGTCGGCGATCTTTTCGGCACGCTGCCGAATCTGATCAGCAAGAGCCGCGAGGCGAAGGCGCAGGCGAAGGCCAAGGAAGCGCTGGGGCAAATCGGCAAGGAACAGAAATCGTCCAAGCTCTACAAGCTGCTCGATACAAGCGTCATCATCGACGGACGCATCGCCGATATATGTGAGACGGGCTTCATTGACGGTACATTGCTCATCCCTGAGTTCGTCTTGGAAGAACTGCAGCATATCGCCGATTCCTCAGATGCGTTGAAACGCGTGCGCGGCAGGCGCGGACTCGATGTCCTGCAGCGCATACGCATGGAATCGAAGATGGAGGTCGAGATCACGAGCCAGGACTTCGACGACATCGCCGAGGTCGACTCGAAGCTCGTGCGCCTCGCGCAGGTCGTGGGCGGCAAGCTCATCACGAATGATTTCAACCTGAACAAGGTTGCAGAGTTGCGCGACGTGCCCGTCCTCAACATCAACGAGCTTTCCAATGCCGTGAAGCCCGTCGTCATTCCAGGCGAGACGATGCGCGTTTCCGTCGTCAAGGAAGGCAAGGAGCCGGGACAGGGCGTCGCCTATCTCGATGACGGCACGATGATCGTCATCGAGAACGGCCGCCGCCATATCAACAATACGATTGAAGTGGAGGTCACGTCGGCGCTGCAGACAGCAGCCGGACGCATGATTTTTGCAAAGCCCAGACATTGGTGA
- the ispD gene encoding 2-C-methyl-D-erythritol 4-phosphate cytidylyltransferase, protein MVSVIFPAAGAGRRMKADRNKVLLELSGVPILLRTLRRFSAVPAVAELIVVVAKDEIAFVEEMLEKAQGLKPWRVVQGGAERQYSIANGMAHLAADADIVLVHDAARPLVSLAAIEAVISAAREKGAAIAAVRAKNTIKVVGEDGRVEATPSRASLWEVQTPQGFRREILQRAYEKAAQDGFLGTDDASLVERIGEAVFVVESDYGNLKITTPEDLWMAEALLAHSEKL, encoded by the coding sequence ATGGTTTCCGTGATTTTTCCGGCGGCGGGTGCAGGAAGGCGCATGAAGGCGGACAGAAACAAGGTGCTTCTGGAACTTTCCGGCGTGCCGATCCTGCTTCGCACGCTGCGGCGCTTTTCCGCCGTACCTGCAGTCGCCGAACTGATCGTCGTCGTCGCCAAGGATGAGATCGCTTTTGTCGAGGAGATGCTGGAGAAGGCGCAGGGCTTGAAGCCCTGGCGCGTCGTTCAAGGCGGCGCTGAGCGCCAGTATTCGATCGCGAACGGCATGGCACATCTCGCCGCAGATGCCGACATTGTGCTCGTGCACGATGCGGCGCGGCCTTTAGTGAGCCTTGCTGCAATCGAAGCGGTCATCTCTGCGGCGCGTGAGAAGGGCGCGGCCATCGCTGCCGTGCGCGCGAAGAACACGATCAAGGTTGTCGGTGAGGATGGACGCGTCGAGGCGACGCCGTCGCGTGCAAGTCTCTGGGAGGTGCAGACACCGCAGGGATTTCGCCGCGAGATTTTGCAGCGAGCTTATGAGAAGGCGGCGCAGGACGGCTTTCTTGGCACGGACGACGCGAGTCTCGTCGAGCGAATCGGCGAGGCGGTCTTCGTTGTTGAGAGCGACTACGGCAATCTGAAGATCACGACGCCTGAAGATTTGTGGATGGCGGAGGCGCTTTTGGCGCATTCTGAGAAATTATAG
- the ispF gene encoding 2-C-methyl-D-erythritol 2,4-cyclodiphosphate synthase codes for MTRFGMGYDVHRLVTGRKLIVGGVDIPHEYGLLGHSDADVLLHAVEDALLGAAALGDLGRHFPDSDDRWKGVSSMKLLEHVAQMLRAKGYRVGNIDATIVAQRPKFAPYIEEMRRNIAEKLDLELDQVNVKATTEEKLGFTGEEKGISAYAVASLERMEEK; via the coding sequence ATGACGAGATTTGGCATGGGATACGACGTGCACCGTCTGGTGACAGGGCGCAAGCTCATCGTGGGCGGCGTCGACATCCCGCATGAATATGGGCTTCTGGGACATTCGGACGCCGATGTGCTGCTGCACGCCGTCGAGGACGCCCTCTTGGGCGCAGCGGCGCTCGGCGATCTCGGCAGACATTTCCCCGACAGTGACGATCGCTGGAAAGGCGTGTCGAGCATGAAGCTCTTGGAGCATGTCGCACAAATGCTTCGTGCGAAGGGCTATCGCGTCGGCAACATCGACGCGACAATCGTGGCGCAGCGTCCGAAGTTCGCGCCCTACATCGAGGAGATGCGCCGTAACATCGCCGAAAAGCTCGATTTGGAGCTTGATCAGGTGAATGTGAAGGCGACGACGGAAGAAAAGCTCGGTTTTACGGGCGAGGAGAAAGGCATATCCGCCTACGCTGTCGCTTCTTTGGAGCGAATGGAGGAAAAATAA